The following are encoded in a window of Clostridium thermarum genomic DNA:
- a CDS encoding CoA-binding protein, whose amino-acid sequence MNASEFMKFKNWAVAGDVLNNQKYAYKIKMSLENAGFNVSGMKPGVSAKGVYQSLKEVPHAIDVLDLCINPRDGIKVVKEAKELGIDKILIQPGAESTEILEFCRENGINAIEGCALVELRKIF is encoded by the coding sequence ATGAATGCATCAGAATTTATGAAATTTAAAAATTGGGCAGTAGCCGGAGATGTTTTAAACAATCAGAAGTATGCCTACAAAATAAAGATGAGTCTTGAGAATGCAGGGTTTAATGTAAGCGGCATGAAGCCGGGGGTTTCAGCAAAAGGTGTTTACCAGAGCCTTAAGGAAGTTCCTCATGCTATCGATGTACTGGATTTATGTATAAATCCCAGGGATGGAATAAAGGTTGTTAAGGAAGCTAAAGAATTAGGCATAGATAAAATACTGATACAGCCAGGGGCTGAAAGTACAGAAATACTAGAGTTTTGCAGGGAAAACGGCATCAATGCAATAGAGGGTTGTGCGCTTGTAGAACTAAGAAAAATTTTTTGA
- a CDS encoding M23 family metallopeptidase, which produces MNSKRGISKLAKVIVCASVVGSIGFYNLLAPNAYEVYVNGRAVACVKDMNAAETMVNKVYSELVNRFKGIKIDKDTVYLSVIANTEAMSSEEDIRNNIINALNTKVKAVEMRVDGNLVAILASKEEGQKVVSLLSTHYSNKAAQDNKKFPGISSKIEYKEIEVNLSQVDVVEDTVKKLIENTDKGTSPAVKIAYASKDGKTVSANRQKTISMAVPSRGSISSNFGLRWGRMHEGIDIAANTGDPIYAAMDGKVIYSGWASGYGKMIKIQHEDNIQTIYGHCSKLRAAVGDTVKKGQLIGDVGSTGNSTGPHLHFEVIINGKPVNPYPYIYKN; this is translated from the coding sequence GTGAATAGTAAAAGAGGTATAAGCAAGCTGGCAAAGGTCATAGTCTGTGCCAGTGTTGTGGGAAGCATAGGATTCTACAATCTACTGGCTCCCAATGCTTATGAAGTATATGTCAACGGACGCGCAGTGGCCTGCGTAAAAGACATGAATGCTGCAGAGACAATGGTAAACAAAGTATATAGTGAATTGGTTAATAGATTTAAAGGTATAAAGATAGATAAGGATACCGTTTATTTAAGTGTTATCGCAAATACTGAGGCAATGAGCAGTGAAGAGGATATAAGAAATAACATTATAAATGCCCTGAACACAAAGGTCAAAGCTGTAGAAATGAGAGTGGACGGAAATCTTGTGGCTATATTGGCCAGCAAAGAGGAAGGGCAAAAGGTGGTGAGTTTATTAAGCACTCACTATTCCAACAAGGCTGCACAGGATAACAAAAAATTTCCCGGTATAAGCAGCAAGATAGAATATAAGGAAATAGAGGTTAATCTCAGTCAGGTAGATGTGGTTGAAGATACGGTAAAGAAATTGATAGAAAATACTGACAAAGGTACATCACCGGCGGTTAAAATAGCCTATGCAAGCAAAGATGGAAAAACTGTCAGCGCCAATAGGCAAAAGACCATATCTATGGCTGTTCCCTCCAGGGGGAGTATAAGTTCCAACTTTGGTCTTCGGTGGGGAAGAATGCATGAGGGTATAGATATAGCAGCCAACACCGGTGATCCCATTTATGCAGCTATGGATGGGAAAGTTATTTATTCAGGCTGGGCCAGCGGCTATGGAAAAATGATAAAGATACAGCATGAAGATAATATTCAAACCATATATGGTCACTGCAGCAAACTAAGGGCAGCTGTAGGGGATACTGTAAAGAAGGGCCAATTGATCGGGGACGTAGGCAGCACAGGAAACAGTACGGGCCCGCATCTTCATTTCGAAGTCATAATTAACGGAAAACCTGTAAATCCATACCCATACATATACAAAAATTAG
- a CDS encoding 2'-5' RNA ligase family protein: MRYYLVALFDNDSYKEIEELQRSIGKKYKLYKNPPMLHITLEIVGDPDINKLDEILLKIFKPYKKFKVEVCDVICFDEPYKSVNLKIENKGYIRRLTRVINDTLKLHGFDVRENIQDWDLHISLANTNFATREWSKNEYAAACSRAKKIGFYKLAKIDRIELWKPINNKKEMVVRTYNLRDY; this comes from the coding sequence ATGAGATATTATTTAGTGGCGTTATTTGATAACGATTCCTACAAGGAAATTGAAGAATTACAAAGGAGCATAGGCAAGAAGTATAAACTGTATAAAAATCCACCTATGCTGCACATCACTCTTGAAATAGTAGGCGATCCTGATATTAATAAACTGGATGAAATCCTTCTCAAAATTTTTAAGCCCTATAAGAAGTTTAAGGTGGAGGTTTGCGACGTTATCTGTTTTGATGAGCCGTATAAGTCCGTAAACCTTAAAATTGAAAATAAGGGCTATATTCGCCGTTTGACTCGGGTAATCAACGATACCCTAAAGCTCCACGGCTTCGATGTCCGGGAAAACATACAGGACTGGGACTTGCACATTTCTCTCGCCAATACTAATTTCGCCACAAGAGAATGGAGCAAGAACGAGTATGCAGCTGCCTGCAGCCGGGCTAAAAAAATAGGCTTCTATAAGCTTGCTAAAATTGATAGAATTGAACTTTGGAAACCAATCAACAATAAGAAAGAAATGGTTGTTAGGACTTATAACCTCAGGGATTATTAA
- a CDS encoding DMT family transporter, with protein sequence MSGLIFAIVAGVAMSLQGVFNTRLGAKIGCWQTNLTVQGTAFLITLLVVLFVRDGSLKNIKDVNKLYLLGGVLGVVIIFTVMKGIEFLGPTYAISTILVAQLTAAAIIDAFGLFESTKVQFGTTKIIGVLVMVVGIIIFKWKG encoded by the coding sequence ATGTCTGGTCTGATATTTGCAATAGTTGCCGGCGTGGCCATGAGTTTACAGGGAGTTTTTAATACAAGACTGGGCGCAAAGATAGGCTGCTGGCAAACCAACCTAACAGTCCAAGGTACCGCTTTTTTAATAACTCTTTTAGTTGTACTCTTTGTACGAGACGGTAGTCTGAAGAATATTAAGGATGTAAACAAATTATATCTTTTAGGTGGTGTACTTGGAGTTGTAATTATCTTCACCGTAATGAAGGGAATAGAATTTCTCGGGCCTACCTACGCCATTTCAACCATCCTGGTAGCTCAGCTCACTGCCGCTGCAATTATAGATGCTTTCGGACTCTTCGAAAGCACAAAAGTGCAATTTGGAACAACCAAAATTATTGGTGTTTTGGTAATGGTGGTTGGCATTATTATTTTCAAATGGAAAGGCTGA
- a CDS encoding DnaD domain protein, with product MSTFMFKKSSSDYTPVSNVFIEKYMPRARGEFVKVYLLALKYCIHGELGVNSSLMASTLHLLESDIMNAWNYWNEEGVVKFTPIDKMGNFNIEFVDLTEDSQKTGNEVNLLEELTNNSTKDMLHEIEKLVSRPLASKEMSTYISWQRDLSFSPEIILLLIEYCASKGKCDYRYIEKVALAWHDNNIKTIEQAQAFIKKHEDKWVKYKKILSYLGIKDGEIMKPQEDMLDKWVNSYAFPVEVIQKACDICFERLNRADFKYIDAILSSWYKDGLKTIQDIQTKDRKSTFKKAVPHKSQNDNFNNFEQRVYDYDSLEKKLLGWDK from the coding sequence ATGAGTACCTTTATGTTTAAGAAGTCTTCATCAGACTATACACCGGTCAGCAATGTATTCATTGAAAAGTATATGCCTAGAGCCCGAGGGGAATTTGTTAAGGTATATTTATTAGCATTAAAATATTGTATCCATGGAGAGTTAGGTGTTAATTCCTCGTTGATGGCCTCCACTCTTCATCTGTTGGAATCTGATATCATGAATGCCTGGAACTACTGGAACGAAGAAGGGGTAGTTAAATTTACACCCATCGACAAAATGGGCAACTTCAATATAGAATTTGTAGACTTAACAGAGGATTCCCAAAAGACTGGTAACGAAGTTAACCTTTTAGAGGAGCTGACCAATAACTCCACAAAAGATATGCTCCATGAAATTGAGAAACTGGTATCAAGACCCTTGGCCTCTAAGGAAATGTCTACATATATAAGCTGGCAGCGGGATCTTTCCTTTAGTCCGGAGATAATCTTACTGCTGATTGAGTACTGCGCCTCCAAAGGAAAGTGTGATTACAGGTACATAGAAAAGGTTGCTTTAGCCTGGCACGATAATAATATAAAGACTATAGAGCAGGCACAAGCCTTCATCAAAAAACATGAAGATAAGTGGGTAAAATATAAGAAGATCTTATCTTACCTTGGCATAAAAGATGGGGAAATAATGAAGCCTCAGGAAGATATGCTAGATAAATGGGTGAATAGCTATGCCTTCCCTGTAGAAGTAATCCAGAAGGCCTGCGATATTTGTTTTGAACGTTTAAACCGGGCAGATTTTAAATATATCGATGCAATTTTATCCAGCTGGTATAAAGACGGTTTAAAGACTATACAAGATATTCAAACCAAGGATCGAAAGAGTACCTTCAAGAAAGCCGTACCCCATAAGTCTCAAAATGATAACTTTAACAACTTTGAGCAAAGGGTATATGACTATGACTCTTTGGAAAAGAAACTGTTAGGGTGGGATAAGTAA
- a CDS encoding ATP-binding protein codes for MLKGYHSDIIRMYEIIRDEENAALQKRRAEIEEKLPEVLDLERLIGKLCVELSMSALRTIENREEYIKELKEKITDLRMKKTELLVSNGYSQDYLSLHYRCNKCKDTGYIGSAKCSCYRQKLVKLHYKDSELSEILRENNFDNFNMEYYSAKRIGDEPESPRKNIEKILSKVLSFIKNFSSTKDNLLFYGNSGTGKTFLSHCIAKELLDKGYFVVYKTAEELIQNLRKIRFENDETLEQQLLDCDLLIIDDLGTEQINDFSKTELFNILNKRLLRQKKILVSTNYSLKELVSIYSERITSRLLGNFNLCKFYGEDIRVTKNLHSLK; via the coding sequence ATGCTAAAGGGATACCATTCCGATATAATTCGGATGTATGAAATTATTAGAGATGAAGAAAATGCAGCTCTTCAGAAGCGTAGAGCTGAAATCGAAGAAAAACTTCCAGAAGTATTAGACTTAGAAAGACTCATCGGAAAACTCTGTGTAGAACTTTCAATGAGCGCACTAAGAACCATTGAAAATAGAGAAGAGTATATAAAAGAGTTAAAAGAAAAAATCACTGACCTTAGGATGAAAAAGACTGAGCTCCTGGTTTCTAATGGGTACAGCCAGGATTATCTCTCCCTGCATTACCGCTGCAATAAGTGCAAGGATACAGGTTATATCGGTTCCGCCAAGTGTTCCTGCTACAGACAAAAGCTTGTTAAATTACACTACAAGGACTCCGAGCTCAGCGAAATACTGAGGGAAAACAACTTTGATAACTTTAATATGGAATATTACTCTGCCAAAAGAATAGGAGATGAACCGGAAAGCCCCCGTAAGAATATAGAAAAAATCCTTTCAAAGGTTTTGAGTTTTATAAAGAACTTCTCCTCTACGAAGGATAACCTGTTATTCTATGGTAATTCCGGCACCGGTAAGACCTTTCTTTCTCACTGCATCGCAAAGGAGCTTTTGGATAAGGGCTATTTTGTTGTATACAAAACTGCAGAAGAGCTAATTCAAAACCTTAGAAAAATACGTTTTGAAAACGACGAAACCCTAGAGCAACAGCTCCTAGACTGTGACTTATTAATAATAGATGACTTAGGCACGGAACAGATCAATGACTTTTCAAAGACAGAACTGTTCAACATCCTAAATAAGCGCCTATTAAGACAGAAAAAAATACTGGTATCAACCAATTACTCCCTAAAGGAGCTTGTATCAATTTACTCTGAAAGAATTACCTCCAGGCTTTTGGGTAATTTCAACTTATGTAAATTTTACGGCGAAGACATAAGAGTAACAAAAAACTTACACTCACTGAAATAA
- a CDS encoding S8 family serine peptidase, with protein sequence MFLTKNKIDYRLKYSLDNKLYKKYRVNVYCRTLTESTEKKIKSLKGNIHCSIPCLNFICATLTPMAIERLTELPEVEHITEDSYAFLCGSSVLSANGVSLKGKYNLTGKGVGIALIDSGVYPHQDLQKPNNRIKKFVDLFGKYKYPYDDHGHGTFIAGLLCGSGYSSKGMYRGVAENSNLYVIKAFNSLGRGLISDILYALEIISRDYEEYNIRVACLPFEIMENDPYVLKLFSKSFDKLLALGIIPVVPSGSMGNEEGSITGIAALSNCITVGGLDTTSSNITSYVHSSSGPVGKVDKPNVAAACVDICSLNTNVNYIPERNGVRLFPHNLERAYTTFTGTSCTAAYISGICAMLFENNSSLTFKDICSLLKVSSTMINISRWLQGSGIVDIHKLLP encoded by the coding sequence ATGTTTTTGACTAAAAATAAGATAGATTATAGATTAAAGTATTCCTTGGATAATAAACTTTATAAAAAATATAGAGTCAATGTCTATTGTAGGACCCTTACAGAAAGTACTGAGAAAAAGATCAAATCTCTAAAAGGAAATATACATTGTTCCATACCCTGTTTGAATTTTATATGTGCCACTTTAACTCCTATGGCAATAGAAAGATTGACAGAGCTTCCTGAGGTAGAACATATCACAGAAGACAGCTACGCTTTTCTCTGCGGCAGCAGCGTATTGTCTGCCAATGGTGTAAGCCTTAAAGGAAAATATAACCTTACGGGAAAAGGTGTGGGCATAGCCCTTATTGACAGCGGAGTTTATCCCCATCAAGATTTGCAAAAACCAAATAATAGGATTAAAAAATTTGTGGACCTCTTTGGCAAGTATAAGTATCCTTATGACGATCACGGTCACGGCACCTTTATCGCCGGGCTGCTTTGCGGCAGCGGTTACTCTTCGAAAGGCATGTACAGAGGTGTGGCTGAAAACAGTAATTTATATGTAATAAAAGCCTTTAATTCCCTAGGCCGAGGCCTTATATCGGATATTCTGTATGCCCTTGAAATTATATCCCGGGACTATGAAGAATATAACATAAGGGTTGCTTGTCTTCCTTTTGAAATAATGGAGAATGATCCTTATGTTTTAAAGCTCTTCTCTAAATCCTTTGATAAATTGTTGGCTCTGGGAATTATTCCTGTAGTTCCTTCGGGTTCCATGGGCAATGAAGAAGGAAGCATCACCGGCATCGCTGCATTGAGCAATTGTATCACAGTAGGCGGCTTGGATACTACATCATCAAACATAACTTCCTACGTCCACTCTTCCAGCGGCCCTGTAGGTAAAGTAGATAAGCCAAATGTTGCTGCCGCCTGTGTGGATATATGCTCACTAAATACAAATGTTAACTATATTCCGGAAAGAAACGGCGTAAGACTTTTTCCCCATAACCTGGAAAGAGCCTATACAACCTTTACCGGCACTTCCTGCACTGCTGCTTATATAAGCGGAATATGTGCCATGCTTTTTGAAAACAATTCATCTCTAACCTTTAAAGATATCTGCTCCCTATTGAAAGTCTCCTCTACAATGATAAATATATCCCGTTGGCTTCAGGGATCCGGTATCGTAGATATCCATAAATTATTGCCATAG
- a CDS encoding NAD(P)/FAD-dependent oxidoreductase — protein sequence MKHQILVLGGGAAGITAAITAKDYGADVAIIEGTDRIGKKILTTGNGRCNISNNTIDSTLQTYIERKKTGEPHYPIPYHSNNTDFFLPVLREFTVSDTVDLFAMLGLPLTTLEGGKMYPLSLQASSVLDIFRMALEERNIPVYTGNKVSDIKPFKSGFKVTAKSSEGDIVYQCERLILCTGGKSAAATGSDGSGYSLAKALGHRILPIHPALVQLKLDYKNLKALSGIKFDGFAEIIVEGEVLRKEFGEILFTDYGISGPPILQLSRIASVNLEGGKKVEIRINMFPNLDAYDLDNFIENHKALFGHRSLMNAFIGIINKKLIPIILKESGIVNIHKPLWEVSWKEKKSLLEHLQSWKFVVCGTNSFANAQVTAGGVDTTEVDSRTLQSKLHKNLYFAGEILDVDGDCGGYNLQWAWSSGVVAARNCVK from the coding sequence TTGAAACATCAGATATTGGTATTAGGCGGTGGTGCTGCTGGAATTACTGCTGCCATTACTGCAAAAGATTATGGAGCAGACGTTGCTATTATTGAAGGTACCGATAGAATTGGTAAAAAGATATTAACTACCGGAAACGGCAGATGTAATATTTCAAATAATACTATAGATTCTACTTTGCAGACATATATAGAAAGAAAAAAGACCGGTGAGCCTCACTACCCCATTCCCTACCACAGCAATAATACAGACTTTTTTCTGCCGGTACTAAGGGAGTTCACAGTAAGTGATACGGTAGACTTGTTTGCCATGCTGGGGTTGCCTCTGACCACTTTAGAAGGCGGTAAGATGTATCCCCTTTCTCTGCAGGCTTCCTCTGTGTTGGATATTTTTAGAATGGCCTTAGAAGAAAGGAACATTCCCGTCTATACCGGGAATAAAGTGTCCGATATTAAGCCATTTAAATCCGGCTTTAAAGTTACAGCGAAATCCTCTGAAGGTGATATTGTATATCAATGCGAAAGATTAATTCTCTGTACTGGCGGAAAATCTGCTGCCGCTACTGGTTCTGATGGCTCCGGATACAGTTTAGCAAAAGCACTTGGCCATAGAATACTCCCCATCCATCCGGCCTTAGTTCAGCTTAAACTAGACTACAAAAATTTAAAGGCCCTCTCCGGCATAAAGTTTGATGGTTTTGCCGAAATAATAGTCGAAGGGGAAGTACTCAGAAAGGAGTTCGGTGAAATACTTTTTACTGACTATGGCATCTCCGGCCCTCCAATCTTGCAGCTTAGCCGTATTGCTTCCGTAAACCTTGAGGGCGGAAAAAAGGTTGAAATAAGGATTAATATGTTTCCAAACCTGGATGCTTACGACTTAGATAATTTTATTGAAAATCACAAGGCTCTCTTTGGCCACAGAAGTTTAATGAATGCCTTCATTGGCATCATAAATAAAAAGCTTATACCAATAATATTAAAGGAATCCGGTATCGTGAATATTCACAAACCGCTTTGGGAAGTTTCCTGGAAGGAAAAAAAGTCACTGCTGGAACATCTTCAAAGCTGGAAGTTCGTGGTCTGCGGCACTAATTCCTTCGCCAACGCACAGGTGACTGCCGGCGGTGTGGACACCACTGAAGTTGATTCAAGGACATTGCAATCTAAACTTCATAAAAATTTATATTTCGCCGGTGAGATACTAGATGTAGATGGTGATTGTGGCGGCTATAACCTGCAGTGGGCCTGGAGCTCCGGCGTAGTTGCTGCCCGCAATTGTGTAAAATAA